Proteins co-encoded in one Christiangramia fulva genomic window:
- a CDS encoding beta-ketoacyl-[acyl-carrier-protein] synthase family protein produces MKGIAVTALGIVSSIGNNLKENHQSLKNGKSGLSFPEILKTRHNSLPVGEIKLSNSEIASLLNLPINHSYTRAALLGTLAVKELLKNSGYENFPEETAFISGTSVGGIDATENFYREYSADSEKNRFIQAQHPGFTTEKIAEYFNLSNFVTTISTACSSSANAIMAGARMIASRKAKRVIVGGTDCLTRFTLNGFNSLMIHSAEKNRPFDEDRNGLNLGEAAAYLLLESDELAESRSVLGRISGYGNANDAFHQTASSENGEGAFRAISKALKKAEISISEIDYINAHGTGTRNNDLSESIALKRVFGEKLPAFSSTKSFTGHTLGAAGAVEAVFSLLAIQNGELYPNLNFSKKMSETGFAPVAVFRNAGVKKVLSNSFGFGGNCTSLIFEKDG; encoded by the coding sequence ATGAAAGGCATTGCCGTTACAGCCCTTGGAATAGTTTCTTCAATTGGAAACAATCTGAAAGAAAACCACCAATCGCTGAAAAATGGCAAATCTGGTCTTAGTTTTCCTGAAATTCTTAAAACCCGGCATAACAGCTTACCAGTTGGAGAAATTAAGCTTTCCAATTCGGAGATTGCAAGTTTGCTGAATTTGCCGATAAATCATTCCTATACCCGGGCAGCTTTGTTAGGTACCCTTGCAGTAAAGGAACTTCTAAAGAATTCAGGATATGAAAATTTTCCTGAAGAAACCGCTTTTATTTCGGGCACAAGCGTGGGGGGAATCGATGCGACCGAAAATTTTTATCGCGAATATTCGGCTGATTCTGAAAAAAACCGATTTATACAGGCGCAACATCCCGGTTTCACTACCGAAAAAATTGCCGAATATTTTAATCTTTCCAATTTTGTTACGACCATCAGTACAGCCTGTTCTTCTTCAGCGAATGCAATTATGGCTGGTGCCAGGATGATAGCTTCCCGCAAGGCAAAAAGGGTCATCGTAGGCGGAACCGATTGCCTTACAAGATTTACGCTGAATGGTTTCAATTCCCTCATGATCCATTCCGCGGAAAAAAACAGGCCTTTTGATGAAGATCGAAACGGCCTTAATTTAGGCGAAGCCGCTGCTTATCTTTTGTTGGAATCTGATGAGTTAGCTGAAAGTAGAAGCGTCCTGGGAAGAATCTCGGGCTACGGAAATGCCAACGATGCTTTCCATCAAACAGCTTCTTCTGAAAATGGTGAAGGCGCTTTCAGGGCAATTTCCAAAGCCTTAAAGAAAGCAGAAATATCGATTTCGGAAATCGATTATATCAATGCTCATGGCACCGGAACCAGAAATAATGACCTTTCTGAAAGTATTGCCCTAAAACGAGTTTTTGGAGAAAAGCTTCCGGCATTTAGTTCAACAAAATCTTTTACCGGGCATACTCTAGGAGCTGCGGGAGCTGTCGAAGCTGTTTTTAGTTTACTCGCTATTCAAAACGGGGAATTGTATCCAAACCTGAATTTTTCTAAAAAAATGAGCGAAACCGGATTTGCACCTGTTGCCGTTTTTAGGAACGCAGGAGTTAAAAAGGTTCTTTCCAATTCATTCGGATTTGGAGGTAATTGTACTTCTTTAATTTTTGAAAAAGATGGGTAG
- a CDS encoding phosphopantetheine-binding protein gives MSDLHTELKKSIIEQLNLEDMEVNDIENDEPLFGEGLGLDSIDALELIVLLEKDYGIKLTDPQQGKEIFNSINTMAAFIEENRTK, from the coding sequence ATGAGTGACCTACATACTGAACTCAAAAAAAGTATTATTGAACAGCTAAACCTCGAAGATATGGAGGTTAACGATATTGAGAACGACGAACCGCTCTTTGGTGAGGGACTTGGGCTTGATAGTATTGACGCCCTGGAACTAATTGTGCTTCTTGAAAAAGACTACGGAATTAAACTTACCGATCCCCAGCAGGGAAAGGAAATTTTCAATTCTATCAATACCATGGCGGCTTTTATTGAAGAAAATCGCACAAAATAA
- a CDS encoding beta-ketoacyl synthase chain length factor — protein MGRLFINAIAAISPQPEDVFEGASIIEYHQNILPALDQEYKAFIKPMLLRRMSKAVKMGLVCSKKVLEEVKIEKPDAIIVGTGQGCMQETEKFLEQILDSNEELLSPTSFIQSTHNTVAGQIALSLKCFGYNMTFTQNSASFESALADALILAEDENFQNLLVGGVEEIAETSTSFQYYDHQLKQQQIKNTDLFKENSEGTITSEAAAFFLLGNSASPNTYAAIKDVKIFNSVDPEKIDRKIKDFILENELSEDDIDLVLLGKNGDSRYDGYYSGVENLFSEKLQLAYKHLAGDNHTISSYGLWLASKILKTGKIPEILKLNSAKCNSPRNILLYNQYLGRNHGLILLQSIDL, from the coding sequence ATGGGTAGACTTTTTATAAATGCGATCGCTGCCATTTCCCCGCAACCTGAAGATGTTTTTGAAGGTGCCTCTATCATTGAGTATCACCAGAATATTTTACCGGCTCTGGACCAGGAGTATAAAGCTTTTATTAAGCCTATGCTTTTAAGAAGAATGTCTAAAGCGGTAAAAATGGGTCTGGTATGTTCAAAAAAAGTACTTGAAGAAGTTAAAATTGAGAAACCCGACGCGATAATCGTTGGCACAGGCCAGGGCTGTATGCAGGAAACCGAAAAATTCCTCGAACAAATTCTCGATAGCAATGAAGAACTTCTTAGCCCAACTTCTTTTATTCAGTCAACCCACAATACCGTCGCCGGTCAAATTGCTCTCAGTTTGAAGTGTTTTGGTTATAATATGACCTTCACTCAAAATTCGGCTTCTTTTGAAAGCGCTCTTGCCGATGCTTTAATACTGGCGGAAGATGAAAACTTTCAGAATTTACTGGTCGGCGGGGTAGAGGAAATCGCTGAAACCTCCACATCTTTTCAATATTATGATCATCAGCTGAAACAGCAGCAAATAAAAAATACAGATCTCTTCAAAGAGAATTCAGAAGGAACAATAACTTCAGAAGCTGCTGCTTTTTTCCTTTTAGGCAATTCGGCGTCTCCAAATACTTATGCTGCAATTAAAGATGTGAAAATTTTCAATTCGGTTGATCCTGAAAAAATCGATCGGAAAATAAAAGATTTCATATTAGAAAATGAGCTTTCCGAAGATGATATTGACCTGGTATTATTGGGAAAAAATGGGGATTCAAGGTACGATGGCTATTATTCAGGCGTAGAAAATCTGTTTTCTGAAAAACTTCAGCTTGCCTATAAACATCTGGCAGGTGATAATCACACAATTTCTTCTTATGGTCTATGGCTGGCTTCAAAGATCCTGAAAACCGGGAAAATCCCTGAAATCCTTAAACTTAATAGCGCAAAATGTAATTCTCCCCGGAATATTTTGCTTTATAATCAATATCTTGGCAGAAATCACGGATTAATTCTCTTACAAAGCATTGACCTATAA
- a CDS encoding 3-oxoacyl-ACP synthase, with translation MKKHYIRSWISLKNGEVFLNGDSFFQNTEEIDLNHFLKSLYRHLKINYTKFFKMDALSKLAFLATEVLFLHHRPDKETALVLSNSASSLQTDLAFYDSMNGFPSPSLFVYTLPNILLGEISIRHSLNSENMFFIKESFDANLITGYTSALFEESNNPEALCGWIDLHNDEYDVFLCHIAQSGRYDFNEESLKKLYSTSHE, from the coding sequence ATGAAAAAGCATTACATCAGGAGCTGGATTTCTTTGAAAAATGGGGAGGTTTTCCTCAACGGGGATAGTTTTTTTCAAAATACTGAAGAAATTGATCTGAACCATTTTCTGAAATCTCTTTACAGACATTTGAAAATTAATTATACCAAATTCTTCAAAATGGATGCCCTTTCAAAACTGGCATTTCTCGCCACCGAAGTTTTGTTCCTGCATCACCGGCCTGATAAGGAAACTGCGCTGGTGCTCTCCAATTCGGCTTCCAGCCTTCAAACCGATCTTGCTTTTTATGATTCTATGAATGGTTTTCCGTCGCCGTCATTATTTGTATATACGCTTCCAAACATACTTCTTGGAGAAATTAGTATCCGCCACAGTTTGAATTCTGAAAATATGTTTTTTATAAAGGAAAGCTTCGATGCGAATCTTATAACCGGCTATACTTCAGCGCTTTTTGAAGAAAGTAATAATCCCGAGGCGCTTTGCGGCTGGATTGACTTGCACAATGACGAATATGATGTATTTTTGTGCCATATCGCCCAGTCTGGCAGGTATGATTTTAATGAAGAATCTCTAAAGAAATTATATTCAACTTCCCATGAGTGA
- a CDS encoding acyl-CoA thioesterase has product MSLITRTKLSVRFHECDPLQIVWHGNYLKYFEEGREDFGKKYGISYLDVKEKGFSTPVVKSVCEHKLPLKYGDEFEVVSKFINSKAAKIIFEYEIFCRDQLICKGETVQVFTDEKGLVLMNPTFFSSWKEKMGIE; this is encoded by the coding sequence ATGAGCCTGATTACCCGCACAAAACTCAGCGTTCGTTTTCACGAATGCGATCCGCTGCAGATCGTTTGGCATGGGAATTACCTGAAATACTTTGAGGAGGGAAGGGAGGATTTCGGTAAAAAATATGGTATTTCTTACCTTGATGTAAAGGAAAAAGGGTTTTCAACCCCCGTTGTAAAATCGGTTTGCGAGCATAAACTACCTTTAAAATATGGCGATGAATTCGAAGTAGTTTCTAAATTTATCAACTCGAAAGCAGCGAAGATCATTTTTGAATATGAAATTTTTTGCCGGGACCAGCTTATCTGCAAAGGGGAAACCGTTCAGGTATTTACCGATGAAAAAGGCCTCGTACTTATGAATCCAACTTTTTTTAGCTCCTGGAAAGAAAAAATGGGAATCGAATAA
- a CDS encoding beta-ketoacyl synthase N-terminal-like domain-containing protein, which yields MIYNYLRGDYIISPLGFGTENNLAAVRRKKSALDLQLGSKFFPKGYYAGIISEEKTDDIFTSLGDPKAYTKLEKLMLIAIKKVLDQHPELDQTGLGLIISTTKGNIDQAGEVNFPKERLFLWGLAKLVTKFFNFEQDAIVVSNACISGGLAIKAADAFMKKGKFKNVIVVGGDLVSEFVLAGFQSLQAISSFPCRPYSNDRSGISLGEAVVAVLVGPDEAETEKVAYIDACTANDANHISGPSRTGEGLYLSIDRLFQRNKIKAKQIDYLSAHGTATFYNDEMESIAFQRAGLQNVPVNSLKAYFGHSLGSSALLESIFAKYSLLNNELFTSLNYSQHGVSQPMNIIRKHKKIEIRTVLKTASGFGGCNIAMLFKKISGS from the coding sequence ATGATTTACAATTACCTTAGAGGCGACTATATTATTTCCCCGCTTGGTTTCGGGACAGAAAATAATCTTGCCGCTGTTCGCAGGAAAAAATCGGCTCTTGATCTTCAATTGGGTTCAAAATTTTTTCCGAAAGGATATTATGCCGGCATCATTTCCGAGGAAAAAACCGATGATATTTTTACTTCTTTAGGTGATCCTAAAGCTTACACGAAGCTGGAAAAGCTGATGCTAATTGCCATAAAAAAAGTGCTGGACCAACACCCGGAGCTGGACCAGACCGGTCTCGGACTTATAATTTCCACAACCAAAGGAAATATTGACCAGGCAGGCGAAGTAAATTTCCCGAAAGAGCGTCTTTTTTTATGGGGATTGGCCAAATTGGTCACTAAATTTTTCAATTTTGAACAGGATGCTATTGTTGTTTCCAACGCCTGTATTTCGGGAGGACTTGCAATTAAAGCCGCCGATGCCTTCATGAAAAAAGGCAAATTTAAAAATGTAATTGTGGTGGGAGGGGACCTTGTTTCAGAATTTGTGCTAGCAGGATTCCAGTCTTTACAGGCAATTAGTTCATTTCCCTGTAGGCCATATTCCAATGATCGTTCCGGAATAAGCCTGGGAGAAGCAGTGGTGGCTGTACTCGTTGGCCCGGACGAAGCTGAAACTGAAAAAGTAGCTTATATAGATGCCTGTACTGCTAATGATGCCAACCATATTTCGGGGCCAAGTCGAACAGGGGAAGGACTTTACCTAAGTATAGATCGACTTTTTCAGCGCAATAAAATTAAAGCAAAACAAATTGATTATTTATCGGCTCACGGTACCGCAACTTTCTATAATGATGAGATGGAATCTATCGCCTTTCAACGTGCAGGACTTCAGAATGTCCCTGTGAATAGCCTAAAAGCATATTTTGGTCATAGCCTGGGATCGTCGGCTTTGCTGGAAAGCATTTTCGCGAAATATTCCTTGCTGAACAACGAGCTTTTTACTTCGCTTAATTATTCTCAACACGGGGTTTCCCAGCCCATGAATATTATCCGGAAACATAAGAAAATAGAAATCAGGACTGTTCTAAAAACCGCCTCGGGTTTTGGAGGCTGTAATATCGCCATGCTTTTTAAGAAAATATCAGGATCATGA